ACAAAGCCAAGCTCACAAGTCAAGCCGCCGAACAAAGCTTGACGGATAAGCCAGGTAAGTGATTTCTAAAGGGTTTGATGTGAAAACCGAGGGAGATTTCTACCTAACCCTTAGGCCTATCCATCCAATTGTCATCAACTGATAAGCTAGGGCAAGCAATCCATGCATCCTTATTAAGCAGGGTTCCATTACTGAAGCTTCTGTTCACCATCGAGCCTCTTTGGCTCTAGTGGACTGGAAAAGTTCTAATTCTAGTCATTCAGAATGCGCACGTGTCGAACCGTGATTCGATTACCCTCTAAAGTTATAGCCAATGTAGAGGAATCGAGCTTTGGAAAAACCACGGGTTAATTCATAGGTTTTATTTATTGACATCTAGAAGGAGGAGGGGGGTTGGTTTGAGACATCAGCCAAAAAGGAATCGGGCCAATCCGAGGAGCCGGACTCTCGGAAAGGGACATGCAAACGAACCTTTTCATCTTTGTCTTGGAGCTTTAGATGAATGATGGgttattttgacttttcttaCCGCATTTGACAGGTGCGGAATTCTCATAAGCCGTGATGTCGGACAGATCTCCTCCCTCCACTCTCCCCAAGATAACGATCGCTGAACAGTCGTTAACGAAATTATCACGGgccccctttttttaaaattaaaaaagaaaaaatttgtgtATTTCAACGCAAATTAAAGGCGTGGCtcgtaaaaaaaaaggaaaaaaaaaaggcaccgTCGCCTGAGAGATTCGAACTCTCGCGGGGAAACCCCATGTACTTAGCAGGCACACGCCTTAACCACTCGGCCAAAGCGACTCAGTTGCTGTGGATTCGctcaaaataatattaaaatattatttatattggtATGTTGCAACGTAGCCCAATAATAAAATGGGCCTCGAGGCCCGCTAGGCCCACCCGAGCTTGGTCGGGCCCAATTGCTTGGAGAGAAACATAACCGCAATAACGGTCGGTTGCCGTGACGCGGGGACACGTGGCTTTTTCGAGCGGAGATGTCACTGAGCTCCTCCAGCTATCTCAAGCTCCCACCTTCGCCGGCACGACCCGACCCGCCGAGCAGAGACCCGAAGGACTGGAACGCGCTCATCAGACGCCATGCCAAGCTCAGGAACGACGGGGCGATCCTGTCGACCTATGCGCGCATGCTGTCGTCGCGCGTGTCGCCCGACGAGGCCGCGTTGCCTCTGGTGCTCAAGGCCTGCTCGAGGCTGGATGACGTGGAGCTAGGCAAGAGGATCCATTCGAGTATCCTGGGTACGGACTTGATGGAGGATGTGCGGGTGGCTACTTCCCTTGTCGATTTTTATTGCAAGTGCGGGCTCGTCGAGGATGCTCGGTACGTGTTTGACAGAATGGCCGAGAGAGATGTTGTTATGTGGAATGCGATGATAAACGGGTACGTGGGTGTGGGTGATCACGAGGAGGCGATTTCGGTGTTCGTGGAAATGGGGAGGCGGAGTGTGAGACCGAGTTCTCGAACTGTTGTGGCGTTACTTTTGGCCTGTGGGGAAGCCATGGAGTTGAGAATGGGGCAGGAAATACATTGTTATTCTTTGAGGAGTGGGCTATTTCATGAATGCCCTCATGTTGGAACTGCTTTGATAGGGTTTTATGCGAAGTTTAACTTGAAGGTTCTGCACAGTGTGTTTGACATGATGGAGGTGAAGAACATGGTGAGTTGGAATGCAATAATCACGGGTTATTTTGAAGCTGGTGAGTACTTAATGATTTTGGAGCTGTTTGTGAGGATTCTAGAGGAGGGGGGCAAACTCGATGAGGTCACCATGTTGATTGTGATTCAGGCCTGCACAGAGTATGGATCTCTTGGTCTGGCAatgcaaattcatcaaatagCTATAAAGTCTGATCTAAGTCGTGATGTCTACTCAGCAAATGCCTTGCTGCATATGTATAGTAAGCTACAGAAACCAGAGTTCGCATACGAAATATTTAAATCTGTTCCTACCCGTGATGTTGCGCTGTGGAATTCGATGTTGTCAACGTACAATGATTTCAGCTGTCCTGAAGAAGCTCAGAGGTTGTTCTTGAGAATGCTAACAGAGGATGTCCAGGCAGATAAAAGAACTATTATTGTCATGTTGTCTTCATGTGCAGACTTAGCAGATGAGATGAGATTCGGTAGAAGTTTACATGCGCATGTGATTAAGGCTGGTATGCTTATTGATGTTTCTCTTGGTAATGCACTCATGAATATGTACAAAGATACCCATTGTACCGAAGCTGTCAAGAAGGCTTTTACTCAACTACCAGACGTTGATGTAATATCTTGGAACACTTTAATTGCAGCATTGGCCAATAGTAACACGAAAGTTGAAGCATTGGAAGTCTTTCTAAGAATGCATGAGTCTGAAATCAAACCCAACTCTCatacaattatatcaattcTTGCTTCCTATGATGACGCGCCTTTGCTCAACATAGGCCGATCTATCCATGGCTATGTAATCAAACATGGCATTGATATTAATATACCCTTGAACACTGCCCTGACACAGATGTACATGAACTGTGGTGATGAAGTGACAGCAGAGAATTTATTCGACCGCTGCTCCAACAGAGACATAGTCTCATGGAATTCTTTGATTTCCAGTTACATTAGAAACAACCAGACTCACAAGGCTCTGCTACTCTTTAGACGTATGATCTCGGAAGTTGAACCTAACTCAGTCACGCTTATAAATGTTCTATCGTCATGTATCCACCTAGCTGATCTTCACCTAGGCCAGTGCATTCATGCTTACATAACCAGGAGGGAATCATCTATTGGTTCCGATGCATCTCTTGCAAATGCTCTGATAACTATGTATGCAAAATGTGGCAGTCTGCACAATGCTGAGAAAGTTTTTAACTTGATTTGGCGAAGGGATGTTATCTCATGGAATGCTTTGATAACTGGCTATGGAATTCATGGTCAAGGAGAAGGCGCTATATCTACCTTTCTAAAGATGCTGGAAGATGGTATGAAACCAAACAGTGCAACTTTTGTGTCTATTTTATCTGCTTGCAGCCATTCTGGATTGATAGAGGAGGGGTTGCTTCTTTTCAGTTCAATGTTTTGCAAGTTTAAGGTGAATCCTGAACTTATTCACTATGGTTGTGTAGTTGATCTTCTTGGGCGTGGTGGCTACTTAGGTGAAGCTCtagattttatcaattcaatgcCTATCGAAGCTGATGCTTCAGTGTGGAGAGCTCTGCTTAGTGCTTGTCAAGTCCATTCTAATACCAAGCTCGTCAAGCTTGTCTTTGAGAAAATTGTCGAATTGGAGCCTATGAATGAGGGAAATTATGTTCTACTCTCCAATATCTATGCTACCGCAGGTCTTTGGTTAGAGGTCGGCCTTATAAGGGCATGGCTGAAAGAGAAAGGTCTTAGAAAACCTCCAGGAATTAGTTGGATTGTTATAAGAGATCAAGCTCATGTTTTCACTGCCAGAGATCAATCACATCCTAGGACGGATTTGATTTATGCAATTTTAAGTTCGTTGTCATGCTCCATCAAGGATGCTGGATATGTTTCCGATATCCAATGGATACTGCTTGATGAAGAGAGTTAGATGAACATTCGGAGGATCTGGTGCACatcaattagtaaaatatttgaAGTCTCCTCATAAGATCTGCAAGTTCCTCAGAACACCTTGACAATTACAAGTCTCAGAATGGAAGGTAATATTCATGGTTTATCATCCCATAATTAGTGCGGTCGAACTTTAGGGCACCCTGCTACAAGTGATATCAAGCACTTGAAGTTTCTCATAGAGCTCCTTCTATGGGAAACAATGCTTATGTAGTTTGGAAAAGCTTCTTGGTATTATTCAGAACTGCATGGATGTTTGAAAGTTGAAGTCGGTGGTTTTAGGAGGAGGTGATGTTATCAGCTACTAATCCGGATGTCTGATTTGCTGGTAAGCAAGCCAAAGTGTAACATATTAGATGGCAGTGAATAGTGCATACTTGAACTTAAATGGTTCTgaattttgaaaactttgttttttccaattttgggcTATAAGACGTTTAGGAGAGTAGTTGACAATGTATGGATTGCTTGACTATTTGGGGTGTATGCCTTTTCTGCTCCAGTAAAAAGATCGACATAGTCTTCAAGCTAAATGACATAGGAAACTTGTGTTTAGATGGAACATCATGATGACAAGGAGAAGAGAATGCCAATGCACAGAAATAAGGAGGTGGAACTCAGATAACATGTCGAGCATTTTCATCTCAAAAGCTTCAGATATGTGGACATGGATTGATAATGTATGTCAAGCGTATATAATTTCACCGCACGAGGTGACAACTAGAACGTGTGACAACCAGGTTTTTAAATAGTCAATATTACATTAGGTTGGGTTCTTAATTTTGGAGCGACTTTCCTACTGTGGTAATGTGTTTACCCACATGGAGATTTGGGGCAGTATATGAGGTTAATAATCACCCTAATTTGGCCCCAAATGAGGAAGATTTAATCCTAGGAAGTTGCATAGCTAAAAACTTATTTCAGATGACTACATACAGAAGCATTCTTTGGCCTTCATCCTCTTGGCAATACATTGGTCATACGGTGAAATTAGATTAGCACATCAATGATAAATCACTAACATTGAGGTAAAAAAGGATGCAGCAGTGAGGCAATTGCTTTTATGCACAGAAAACATCGCCGAGCCTTTTGCCACAAAATAAGAGCAGCAATTTAACACATTTCCAGCGCCAATTATCTTAGCTCGGCATTGTGTGGAGCTCTCTCCGTCGGTAAGCCCTGCAACCTGACTTGATCTAATCTTCCATTTCTTGAGTGTTTTATACTGCAACATGATGTATTCAGTTTCTATCGGGGTGTACTTCAGTGAACTCTGCATGTACGGTACTCATATCTGTTGCTTTGGTTTAGGGGGTTTTACAACCAGCAGCTAAACCTTTTTCGGTCGTCGAGTGAAGATAAACCTTTTCTTCCCCAAATGGTGTTCCaacttttgaaatgaaaatgagaagatTGAACTCATCAGAAGTAACAGTGTCGATGAAAGGGGAAATTATCACTGTGTAATAATTGCTTCTGTAAAGTATCTAGGAACTATTTGCATATGGTAAGGGAAAATTAAGATTGAAGCTTAGTAAGGATGAAGTAAAGCTAACAACTGACAGAAGTATAACCTAATGAATGGAATGTGAAGTTGCAACATCTTAGCCAATCTTCTCCGTGTTCATATCATCCGAGGGCCAAATAACAGTCTCCATTAGCCGTTCACGCATCAACTCCAAGTTCTCATCAGATATCTCTTGGTATATTTCAGCATGATTGCATTTCTATACAACAATGACACAAATTTAGCTGGATTACACATACACAAAGAAACGATTAATTTCTCGACTATTGTTACCTTGACCCATTTCCCATAAAGGTGAAGACGAGTTATCATTACTCTCTCAGCAAGATCATGCTTCTCCTGAGattagagagggagagagaacatGCAAAGTTATTCCTTCTTTCATATCCAGTGGGCTGAAAAAAGTGTAAATGTAACCTCTTGTTCTTCTGCTAATGTGGCCCTAGCGGGTCAAAATTTTGCGCCCTAATGTTGCAAAAGCTTTAAATGCAGGTTCGGTCATTATCTTTGCACGATCCATAACAAAAATGGTATTACAGAGTTCTGAAGAATACCTTTCCCAGTATTTTGATGAAACGCTTTCCATCTCCAGGCTTGTTTGTCGCGACGAATCTGGCCATTAGAGATGAAGC
The nucleotide sequence above comes from Eucalyptus grandis isolate ANBG69807.140 chromosome 2, ASM1654582v1, whole genome shotgun sequence. Encoded proteins:
- the LOC104433842 gene encoding putative pentatricopeptide repeat-containing protein At3g23330 translates to MSLSSSSYLKLPPSPARPDPPSRDPKDWNALIRRHAKLRNDGAILSTYARMLSSRVSPDEAALPLVLKACSRLDDVELGKRIHSSILGTDLMEDVRVATSLVDFYCKCGLVEDARYVFDRMAERDVVMWNAMINGYVGVGDHEEAISVFVEMGRRSVRPSSRTVVALLLACGEAMELRMGQEIHCYSLRSGLFHECPHVGTALIGFYAKFNLKVLHSVFDMMEVKNMVSWNAIITGYFEAGEYLMILELFVRILEEGGKLDEVTMLIVIQACTEYGSLGLAMQIHQIAIKSDLSRDVYSANALLHMYSKLQKPEFAYEIFKSVPTRDVALWNSMLSTYNDFSCPEEAQRLFLRMLTEDVQADKRTIIVMLSSCADLADEMRFGRSLHAHVIKAGMLIDVSLGNALMNMYKDTHCTEAVKKAFTQLPDVDVISWNTLIAALANSNTKVEALEVFLRMHESEIKPNSHTIISILASYDDAPLLNIGRSIHGYVIKHGIDINIPLNTALTQMYMNCGDEVTAENLFDRCSNRDIVSWNSLISSYIRNNQTHKALLLFRRMISEVEPNSVTLINVLSSCIHLADLHLGQCIHAYITRRESSIGSDASLANALITMYAKCGSLHNAEKVFNLIWRRDVISWNALITGYGIHGQGEGAISTFLKMLEDGMKPNSATFVSILSACSHSGLIEEGLLLFSSMFCKFKVNPELIHYGCVVDLLGRGGYLGEALDFINSMPIEADASVWRALLSACQVHSNTKLVKLVFEKIVELEPMNEGNYVLLSNIYATAGLWLEVGLIRAWLKEKGLRKPPGISWIVIRDQAHVFTARDQSHPRTDLIYAILSSLSCSIKDAGYVSDIQWILLDEES